TTCTCGAAGGCAGCGCTGAAGGCATGCCAGCCAAAGTCGGCCTGGTTTCATTTGAAGCTCAGGCAGAACTGATTGCTGCTGAACTGAAAAAAGATGATGCCGATATCATGGATGTGATTACTGAAGGTACATCGGTAAAAGACATCATCGCACAGGTATCTGATAACCAGACTTTAATTGACGACTTAGTCGCTAAGTTTAAGCTTGAATACCTGCAAGAACGGGCATTTCGGAAGTTATCCACTGGTGAATCACGTAAGGTAATGCTGATTCGCGCCCTCGCCAGTGAACCGGATATGCTAGTACTGGATGAACCTTTTGATGGACTGGATGTGGATACGCTGGCCATGTTACAGGCCTATTTAAGTTCGCTGATCAAAACAGTACCTATGATTATGGTGTTGAACCGCTTTGATGAGTTTCCGGATTTTATTACTCATATTGCCTATATGGATCATGGACGTCTGCAGCTAACAATCGATAAACAGGATCAGCAAGCATATGACGAGCTGTATAAACTGCTACACCTGAAGACCACTGATTTACAGGTACCTGATGCAGATCCTGAAACCGCCATTCCAGCATTAAATCCGCAAGACCCTCTGGTAAAGCTAAACGGCATAAACATCAAATATGCAGATAAAGCCATTATCAAGAATCTGAACTGGACGATTAATCCTGGCCAGCACTGGCAACTCAGTGGTCCTAACGGTTGTGGTAAAACCGGTTTGCTGTCGCTGATTACCGGCGATCATCCACAATGCTATGTGAATGATATTTTCGTGTTTGGTTTTCAGCGCGGTAGCGGTGAAAGTATTTGGCAAATTAAGCAGTTCATAGGCTATGTATCCACTGCTCTGCAATGGGAATACCGAGTCAGTATCAGCCTGCGAAATGTTATTATCTCCGGTTTTTACGACAGCATCGGTCTGTACAGCAAATATACTGACCGTCAGCGCAGTATTGCCGATCAGTGGCTGGCATTATTAGGTATGACTGACCGTGCTGATCAGCCATTTAACAAACTTTCTTACGGTGACCAGCGCCTGCTGCTAATCGCCAGAGCCATGGTAAAACACCCACCACTACTGATCCTCGACGAACCTTGCCTGGGCCTGGATGATATGAACCGGCAGCTAGTGCTTAGCCTGATTGAAAAAATCTGTGCAGATAGTGAAACCACCGTGCTTTATGTAAACCATCACCCGGAAGACAAGATCAAAGGTATTGATCAATATCTGGCATTGGAAAAAAATCAATAACATCCCCCCCACTGCCTGCCCTAATGTGTCAGGCAGTTCCTCCTCCCGAATACCTTTCCTAATCATCTGTTTTTATTAGATATAACCTTCGAAAAAACACCTTAATAGGAATGATTTGCAATAATATTTACATTGTTTTAACATGCCAGCCGCTGTTTTTTACCATAGGTAAAACTTACCTGAATAGCAGCAAATACTGAACCAGCCAGCTGACGACATCATTAAAATACGTCTGTCAGCAAGCCATTCAAAGATCGGCGAAACACGCCGCAATTATAGCCAAAGGGCCTGGTCCCTTATTGCTTCTGACGATTGGATGGCTCTGGTATGCAAGGCCTGCAAAACTACTTCCGCGCCCGGATGAATATTCTTCGTGCGCCCCGAAAACCTCTGTCTGTTCAATACACAGCATTTCTAATCCACAGTTTCGTTGGCCTGAAACTCAGTCTGTTATTTACAGTTGTGTTACTCAGTGGTGCTTTAGCTGTTCTGTCTTTGGAAATCGACTGGTTACTGTATTCTGAATTCCGCGCCTCTCCAGGAGATGTGCGGCTCGGTGCTGGCGAATTACTGGATCGCTTACAGGCCGCATATCCGGAATTTGGTTTAAGCTTCTTTGAAACAATGAGTCAGCACCCTGGATTTGCATCCTTTGCAATGTTTAACGATGCTGCCGGCGGCTTCCGTTACGCCTGGATTGACCCATACACTGGCGAAGTTAACGGTGATACACCAGTCCTGACACCGGGCCGTTTTATTGGATTCCTTCACTCTACACTGTACTTACCCGTAATTGGTCGCAGTGTAGTGAACGTATTCGGTCTGCTCACTCTACTGTCTCTGATCGCGGGTCTGTACGCCTATCCAAAATTCTGGCGCTTCTTCTTCCGGTTACCCCGTACTCAGAATGCCCGGCTATTCTGGTCTGATCTGCATAAGCTCATCGGTCTTTGGAGTTTATGGTTTGTGCTTATCATTGGCGTTACCGGCACCTGGTGGTTTTACGAAAACCCACTTATCAGCCACCTGGATGCACCAAACCCAGTGGAACCGGCCAATATCAAGCCATTGCTTAGCTACGCAGACATCGACAATGTCTCAGGCACTATGCTTAGTGCTGCCAGCATGATCACAACCGTCAGAAAAGCATATCCAGACGCTCAGATTCTTGGTATTAACCCTCCTGAGCACAATGCCGATCCTTACACAGTCACCTTCGCCGGCGACGCCTGGCTGGTGCCGAACGGCCGGCAAAATAAGCTTTACCTGAACCCTTTTACCGCTGAAATTATTGCCAGCCATACTGTTGATAAGTACACACCGGCACAACGGGCTGATATGGCTATGCCGCCTCTGCATATTGGCAACTGGGCCTCAGGAAACGCCTTTGACTTACTGATCAAACTCATCTGGTTTCTGTTTGGAATAGGCATGACGGCACTCTGTATCAGTGGGTTGATTATCAATCTGAAGCGTACTGCCCGTGCCGCCCGTATTGTCTATTCCCGCAATACTCTTATTCGCCGACTGCATAAATCATGGCGTATTACACGCCCCTGGGGCAGACCTTTCGGCGTATTCAAATACATGAACGTTTTGCTAATTTTAGGTATCTGCGCAGGTTGTGGTATAGCCCTGACACTAAGCAGTCAGGGCACTAAAGGTGCGGGCTTCCTATACCAACCTCAGTCTGTGAGTAACTGGAAAGTATCGATGAATGCGGTGGCCGGCCTGTTGGAAAAAGACCTCAACCCTATCCGGCCAAATGCTTCGGTCAACTTCAATGTTGCGCTGCCCGACGAAGCCGCTGAAGTATTCAAATTTACCTATCTAAGGGTCGGAGAACCCCGCACGTTACGTGCTCCGGGAGTTCTGATTCATGGCCCTAAAGGATCACGTCATGCGGATATTCACCTGCCCCGCACACTAACCGGCAATGAACAGATCTGGTTAACTGCAATTGGCTGGAACGGCCAGGTATATCAGACCAGCTGGTCACTGAATGCCAACGGCAAGGAGACAATCGATGGACGTTAAAAACATTAGCCGTCTATTATGCACAACCGCTGCACTGCTAACGGTAATATTACCTGCGCACAGTTATGCTGACGGCGCTGATGTCAGTTGTGAAACTGAAGGTAGCCGCCAGATTTGCTCAGTTGAGTTAGACGAAATCAGCCCGGCTAATCTTTCAATTGAAGTTATGAGTCTGGACCTGTACCGCCTGAATAAAACCCGGACAGACCAACAGGGTAAATTTAACTTTATCACCCCAAAACAAGATTACTTCCTGCTAATTGATGCCGGCCCCGGCCATATTTTTGATGTTGGACCGGAGCATTACGCCAGCCACTAAGCAGACATTCCGCCAGTAAACCAAATAACAAAACTCTCTCAAGGCCCCACCCAGCTATTCGCCAGGCACTGCCCTGATCAGGTATACCACCTGTAATTTATAAGGAAAGCAGTTCTATGAAACCCCGAATGAACTCCTCTGTGCTGGCGCTGGCGATTTGCAGCGCGAATGCGGTACTCGCAGCAGAAGTAACCCAGCAAGAAACCGTTGTAATCAACGCAAAGGCCCTTGGCTATTCGGAAGAAGGGCCTGCAAGCAGTACCAAGTCTTCACGGCCTATAAGCGATTCACCATATTCAATTTCCATCATTAATCAGGCTCAGCTGAAAGATACCGGCGCACAAACTCTGCAAGACGCTCTGACGTATAACGCAGGTGTGCAAGCAGGTGAATTTGGCGTCGACAGTCGAACTGATACCGTGGTGATCCGTGGCGCTGATGTGTCTTATTATCTGGATGGGCTTCGCACAGACTATGGTTTCTATAACCGTGCCCGTATCGAACCTTATACACTGGAAAACATTCAGATATTAAAAGGCCCTGTATCTTCTCTATACGGCCAGGGCTCTCTGGGAGGAATTATTGCTGCTGACTCTAAAACACCACAAGGGGAAGAGCGTACCGAAATTGGGTTACAGGCAGGCAACCGAAACCGTGCCCAGATAAGTTTAGACACTCAGGGCAGTGTGGCGGGTCGTAATGATCTCAACTACCGTCTGGTGGCTTTAGGCCGTAAAGCAGATCAACAGGTAGATCATGTTGAAGATAACCGCCTGCTGCTTAATCCTTCTCTGCACTGGCAAATCAACGAAGCTACAGACCTGACGGCTATAGCCCTGGTACAACGTGACAAGTCCGGTTCAACCCTGCAGTTCCTGCCACAGGAAACAACAATTGGCCTACCGGAAAACCAGAGACTGCCTACTGATACTTTTCTGGGACATCCTGACTTTGATAAATACGAGACAGAAACTGATTCAGTCACACTGAAGCTTAAGCACAAGTTCAACGATACCTGGAAATACAACTCTAACTTCCGCTACCTGAGGGGCGAAGGCGATTACAACAGCCAGTACGCTATTTCTAAAACAGGTATTATCGATGCGCTGGTCGCCCAGGGCCTCCCAAGAGCTAATGCAACAACACTGATCAATACGCAATTCCCGGGCAATAATGTGCCGGTACTATCCGAAGCCATCAATCGTGAGCTCAGCTCATTGGGCTGGGATAACCAACTGACAGCTAATTTCGAAACAGGTGAAGCGGAACACGAGGTGACCCTGGGGCTGGACCTCAGCCATAACACGCTAAGAGAATCCCGCTGGAATGACCAGACCAGTCTGCTAACGGCCATCCAGACAAATAACGCTGCAACACTGGCAACCAAACAGGTTGACCCGTTTAACCCGTCACCAAACCTGCCAACAAATGTCGTACTGACTAAACGGCCAACCAATACGCTGAAGCAGCAAGGCATCTATCTTCAAGACAATATTCGAATTAATCAATGGGACCTGAGAGCTGCGATGCGCTGGTCACACTACTCCAGCAGTTTCGATAATGGCACCAGACGCTCCGGTGATAAACTGTCCGGCCGTTTAGGTGCATTGTATAACTTTGATAATGGTGTCTCGCCATACATCAGCGTAGCCACAGCATTTGATCCAACTGCAGGCTCTGACGGCAGCGGTAATCCGTTCAAACCACAGGAAAATATACAGTATGAAGCAGGAATAAAATTCCAACCGGACAGCAGCCTGTCGCTGAACACTGCTATCTACCACACCACAGAGGAAAACCGCCTGGAACGCGATCCGGCCAACCCTCTACTGGGCAGCAGGATTCAACTGGAAGAAGTGACGATTAAAGGCTTTGAAGCAGAACTGCGTAAAGACTGGAATCGTTTCAGCCTGCTAGCAAACTACACCCATGCAAAGACTGAAGTGACTAAAGACAGTACTGGCAAGTTCCTCGGTAATGAACTGGCGGGCCGCCCGAAAGATATGGCTTCCATATTCGGTAAATACCGAATTAATGAGGCACTGGAAGTTGGTTTAGGTAGCCGGTTTGTAGGTTCCAGCGACAACGGATACGGTACCCTTCGTACTCCATCCGTTACACTTTATGATGCGCTGGCAAGCTACGACATTGCTGACTGGCAGCTATCTCTGAACGTACGTAATCTGGCAGATAAAAAGTTTATTTCGGCCTGTAGTGGCAACAGCGCTTGCTACTACGGAGCGCGTCGTACCATTCTGCTCAATGCCCGTTACGAGTTCTGATACTTCACAAAACAAAAAAAGCCGGACTGCCTGAGCAGCCCGGCTTTAAGCCCCTGCAAAAGGCTTAAACTTTTTTCCAGATGTTCCGGTAAGTTTTAAATCGCTATTTTCAGTGCTAATCCGATTAACACCACGCCGCTGACTTTATCCACAGTCGCAGCGCCTCGCTGCATCTTCGCTAACAGCCCAGTCCTTGCCAGTAAAACAGTCAGCAGGATATACCAGCCAGAATCGATCACAGTTACGGTCGATAGCATGATTAGCTTATCCGTCAGCAACAAATCTGCAGATACAAATTGCGAGAACAGCGCGATAAAAAAAACAGCCAGCTTAGGATTCAGCACTGAGACCATAAGTCCGTCCCAGGCGGCCGCAGATACGGGCACTTGCTTCCCATCCAGTGCTAACTGACTGCCCTTTGAACGCAGTGCTTTAATACCCAGCCAGGCCAGATATGCGGCCCCCACATAAGTAATTATCTGGAAGATCTGCGGGGTTTCTACCACCAGTACAGCCAGCCCCCAGATTGTCAGCATGGCCCACATAGCCACACCAATAGCATGACTCAGGGACGCTATTACGGCATGGCGTGTACTGTTACTCAGAGCATGACGCAGCACGACAGCCAGACTTGGTCCCGGGGACATTGCCCCCAGACAACAGACTGCTACCAGTGATAACCAGGTCACTAAACTCATTACGCTGCACTCACATCGATTTTCAATAGCGGCAGTGTAGTCGCTTAGTCTATATGCGAGAAATGCATTTTCTTAATGAAAGGTTATGATTTCAAATCATACTCATGTGGTGAATACAGCGAAGCTTTAATTTGTGCAGCAATACACTCCCGCAACCAACGATGTGCCGGATCAGCATCATGCAATTCGTGCCAGTAAAGATAGTAATTAAATGCCGGTGCCTCAACGGGTAATTGCCGATATGTCAGGGGATATAATTCCATGGCATTACGGGCAATATGTGCCGGCGTGATTAATAACATATCGCTGTGTACCAAGGCAGGAAAAGCCGCAGCAAAGAAAGGCACTTCATAACGTACCCGACGCTGCTTACCCTGGCTTTGCAGTAAACGGTCAAAGAAAGAGTCTTTATCTCCGCCGCTGCTTAGCTGTAAGAAAGGAAACACCAGCATATCATCCAATCCGAACGCCTGACGTTGTGCCAGAGGATGATTCTCTGCCAGCAGACACACCGGAGAGTCCTGCCCTATATGCAAATGGCAAAGGCTGTCTGCGC
The DNA window shown above is from Aliamphritea ceti and carries:
- the modF gene encoding molybdate ABC transporter ATP-binding protein ModF, encoding MTIRFDNLSVDFDERFQLEQINWKIEPQQHWVITGTNGAGKSALAAVLAGVGDILEGSAEGMPAKVGLVSFEAQAELIAAELKKDDADIMDVITEGTSVKDIIAQVSDNQTLIDDLVAKFKLEYLQERAFRKLSTGESRKVMLIRALASEPDMLVLDEPFDGLDVDTLAMLQAYLSSLIKTVPMIMVLNRFDEFPDFITHIAYMDHGRLQLTIDKQDQQAYDELYKLLHLKTTDLQVPDADPETAIPALNPQDPLVKLNGINIKYADKAIIKNLNWTINPGQHWQLSGPNGCGKTGLLSLITGDHPQCYVNDIFVFGFQRGSGESIWQIKQFIGYVSTALQWEYRVSISLRNVIISGFYDSIGLYSKYTDRQRSIADQWLALLGMTDRADQPFNKLSYGDQRLLLIARAMVKHPPLLILDEPCLGLDDMNRQLVLSLIEKICADSETTVLYVNHHPEDKIKGIDQYLALEKNQ
- a CDS encoding PepSY-associated TM helix domain-containing protein; the encoded protein is MQGLQNYFRARMNILRAPRKPLSVQYTAFLIHSFVGLKLSLLFTVVLLSGALAVLSLEIDWLLYSEFRASPGDVRLGAGELLDRLQAAYPEFGLSFFETMSQHPGFASFAMFNDAAGGFRYAWIDPYTGEVNGDTPVLTPGRFIGFLHSTLYLPVIGRSVVNVFGLLTLLSLIAGLYAYPKFWRFFFRLPRTQNARLFWSDLHKLIGLWSLWFVLIIGVTGTWWFYENPLISHLDAPNPVEPANIKPLLSYADIDNVSGTMLSAASMITTVRKAYPDAQILGINPPEHNADPYTVTFAGDAWLVPNGRQNKLYLNPFTAEIIASHTVDKYTPAQRADMAMPPLHIGNWASGNAFDLLIKLIWFLFGIGMTALCISGLIINLKRTARAARIVYSRNTLIRRLHKSWRITRPWGRPFGVFKYMNVLLILGICAGCGIALTLSSQGTKGAGFLYQPQSVSNWKVSMNAVAGLLEKDLNPIRPNASVNFNVALPDEAAEVFKFTYLRVGEPRTLRAPGVLIHGPKGSRHADIHLPRTLTGNEQIWLTAIGWNGQVYQTSWSLNANGKETIDGR
- a CDS encoding TonB-dependent siderophore receptor, whose product is MKPRMNSSVLALAICSANAVLAAEVTQQETVVINAKALGYSEEGPASSTKSSRPISDSPYSISIINQAQLKDTGAQTLQDALTYNAGVQAGEFGVDSRTDTVVIRGADVSYYLDGLRTDYGFYNRARIEPYTLENIQILKGPVSSLYGQGSLGGIIAADSKTPQGEERTEIGLQAGNRNRAQISLDTQGSVAGRNDLNYRLVALGRKADQQVDHVEDNRLLLNPSLHWQINEATDLTAIALVQRDKSGSTLQFLPQETTIGLPENQRLPTDTFLGHPDFDKYETETDSVTLKLKHKFNDTWKYNSNFRYLRGEGDYNSQYAISKTGIIDALVAQGLPRANATTLINTQFPGNNVPVLSEAINRELSSLGWDNQLTANFETGEAEHEVTLGLDLSHNTLRESRWNDQTSLLTAIQTNNAATLATKQVDPFNPSPNLPTNVVLTKRPTNTLKQQGIYLQDNIRINQWDLRAAMRWSHYSSSFDNGTRRSGDKLSGRLGALYNFDNGVSPYISVATAFDPTAGSDGSGNPFKPQENIQYEAGIKFQPDSSLSLNTAIYHTTEENRLERDPANPLLGSRIQLEEVTIKGFEAELRKDWNRFSLLANYTHAKTEVTKDSTGKFLGNELAGRPKDMASIFGKYRINEALEVGLGSRFVGSSDNGYGTLRTPSVTLYDALASYDIADWQLSLNVRNLADKKFISACSGNSACYYGARRTILLNARYEF
- a CDS encoding LysE family translocator; the encoded protein is MSLVTWLSLVAVCCLGAMSPGPSLAVVLRHALSNSTRHAVIASLSHAIGVAMWAMLTIWGLAVLVVETPQIFQIITYVGAAYLAWLGIKALRSKGSQLALDGKQVPVSAAAWDGLMVSVLNPKLAVFFIALFSQFVSADLLLTDKLIMLSTVTVIDSGWYILLTVLLARTGLLAKMQRGAATVDKVSGVVLIGLALKIAI
- a CDS encoding LysR family transcriptional regulator, producing MDHLNLNLLKALQVLLQTRNVTRAADQLHLTQSAMSRQLGQLREYFDDPLLIRDGNEYLLSSRAKQLLPQVQEILGQISELKQTPLFDPAACQRKFSFACSDYVAQFIFPDILQQLAQEAPQIDIAYKMWQPDWLNKVGQLALDLVSTVSLDSADSLCHLHIGQDSPVCLLAENHPLAQRQAFGLDDMLVFPFLQLSSGGDKDSFFDRLLQSQGKQRRVRYEVPFFAAAFPALVHSDMLLITPAHIARNAMELYPLTYRQLPVEAPAFNYYLYWHELHDADPAHRWLRECIAAQIKASLYSPHEYDLKS